GACCGGACCGAGAACTTCATCGTCTCGGACAAAGCCATTTCCGTCTCGAACCTCGTCAACGGCTCGACGCGCCTGCAACCGGTCGTGATGCTTACCGGACAGGCCGCGGGAACCCTCGCGGCGCTGGCCGCCGAACGCCGCTGCCCGCCGCGGGAGGTTCCCGTGCGCGAGGTGCAGGAGGCCCTGCTGGCCCAGAAAGCCTACATCGCGCCGCTCTACGACGTAAAGCCCGACGATCCCGACTTCGCGACCCTGCAGCGCATCGCCGCGACGGGCATCCTGCGCATGACGGGCGAGCCGTTCCACTGGGCGAACCGTTCGTGGTTCTACCCCGAGCGGACGATCCCGGTCGGGGAATTCACCCGCGGACTGCACGACTTCGCCCCTCGAATCCCCGTCCGGACCGACACGACCGCCCTCACCGCCGCACGCGCCGCGAAGCTCATCGCCGAGGCGGGCGGCAAAGCCCCGCGGATCCGCCCCGCGGATGCGGATAGGCCCCTCACGCGCCGGAAACTGGCGTTGCTTCTCGAGGAGTGTCTCGATCCCTTCGCCCGCCCGGTCGATCTTCACGGAGAATACCGCTAACTGCTTATGAAACGACTGATTCTGACCCTTCTGTCGACCGCCGCGGCGGTCACGCTCGCTGCTCAGCCCGACTCGCTCGACTACCGCGGCGACTACTACTTCTCGAAACGCAGTCAGCAGGAGTCTCTCCCCGTGCGGCCGCACCACACGGTGATGCTCGGCAACAGCCTCACCGAGCGGGGCGCCTGGGCCGAATACTTCCCCGAAGCGCACGTGATTAACCGCGGCATAGGCGGGGACTGCGTTGCCGGCATGGCCGCGCGGCTGGACAGCATCGTGGCGGGACGGCCGCGGGCGATATTCCTCATGGCGGGCGTCAACGACCTGATATTCTCGACCATCGCGCCCGAGGCGCTGCTCCGGCAGTATGAACGTCTGCTGGACCGCATCGCCGCCGAATCGCCTGCGACGCAGGTCTTTATCCAAAGTCCGCTGCCCCTCGACGAGGCGCGCAACGAACCATATTTCACGGGTAAGAACGCCCGCATCGAGGCTTTCGACCGCCTGCTGCGGCGGATGGCCGCCCGGCGCGGACTGAAATTCATCGACATCCGCAGCCGCATGCTCCGCGACGGAAAACTCCCCGCGGAGTATACCGTGGACGGCATCCACCTCACACCGGCGGGCTACGCCGTCTGGGTCGAGGCACTGCGCCCTTACGTCACGTCGGCCGGGGCGCGTATCGGCACGGTGACCTGCGCGGGCCGAGGTCTGGCGGGGGTTGTGGTGAGCGACGGCGACAACTGCGCCGCCACCGACTCGGCGGGCCGCTTCGTGCTTCCGGCGAACGACCGGGCGCGCTTCGTCTTCGTCTCGACCCCCGCGGGCTATGCGTCGCCCTCGGAGGAGGGGGTCGTGCGCCATTACCTTCCGGCGAAGTCCGACGGCAGTTCCCACGACTTCCGTCTCCGGCGCAAACCATCCGGCGAAACCCGCCACGGCTTCGTCGTCGTCGCCGATCCGCAGCTCTTCGCCCGCAAGGAGTTCCGCCTGCTGGAGCGTGCGGCGGAGGACATCCGCCAAACCGCTGCCGCCGCCGAGCGCTCCGGACGCCCGATGCACGGCATCTGCGCGGGCGACATCACCTCGGGCGACCACACGTTCTACACCTCCTACAACGAGGTTATGTCGGCGACGGGAATCGAGTTCCGCAACGCGATGGGCAACCACGACATGAAGCTCTGGGGCCGCTCGCACGAAACGTCGGCCGCGGCGTTCGAAGCAATGTACGGCCCCGCGTACTACTCCTACAACGTGGGTGAGGTACACTACGCGGTGCTGAACGACAACTACTACATCGGCCGCGACTGGTACTACATCGGCTATCTCGAGGAGCGGCAGCTGGCGTGGCTCGAACGGGACCTGTCGTTCGTTCCCGCGGGAACGACGGTGGTCGTGGCGCTCCATATCCCGACCGCGTTCGCCGGAAAGGACGAAAAACCCTTCGACTATGCGCAGGCCGAGCGGTCGCTCTGCAACCACCGGGCCCTGCACCGGCTGCTGGAGCCCTATGACGCGCACATCGTCTCGGGTCACATGCACACGACGACGAACTGCCCCGTCCGCGCGGGGCTCTACGAACACAACGTCGCGGCCCTGAGCGGGGCGTGGTGGCAGGGCGCGATCTGCACCGATGGCACGCCGGCCGGCTACGCCGTCTTCGAGGTCGACGGCGGCGAGGTGTCGTGGTACTACAAATCCGTCGGGCATCCGCGCTCCTTCCAGCTGAAAATCTACGATTCCAAGGACGACGAAGCCTTCGCCGGACGCATCGTGGCCAACGTCTGGAACTGCGACCCCGCCTGGACGGTCGAAATGCGCGCCGACGGCGGCCGCCCCGTGTGGATGGAACGCACCACGGCGGTCGATCCCCAGGCCCGGAGGCTCTACGCCGATGCGTCGAAACTCGACCACAAATGGATCACGGTCACACAGTCGGATCACTACTACGCGGCGCCGCTGCCCGCCGGAACGCGGCGCGTCGAGGTCACGGCCCGCGACCGCTTCGGAAACACGTACCGCGCTGAAAAAAGAATAAACCGATGAAAAAACTGATTTTCGCCCTGCTGCTCTTCGCCTGCGGGGCCGCTTCGGGCCGCGGCAGCGGCCCGGTGTTCACCCCCGCCGACTCGCCCGAAATCCGCTTCACGGGCCGCGCCGCAAAGGGCCCCGGGGGAGCGTTGTCGTTCGACTGGAGCGGCAGCCACTTCACGTTCCGATTCGAGGGCACGCGCTGCGCCATGCGGGCCGCGGACACGGGCCGCAACTACTACAACGTATTCGTCGACGGCCGGCACACCGGCGTCGCCGCCACCTCCGGGGCCGATTCGACCGTCGTGCTGGCCGAGGGGCTCGAACGCGGGCCGCATACCATACTGGTACAGAAACGCACCGAGGGCGAACAGGGCCGCACGACGCTCCGCGGCGTCGAAACCGACGGGGCACTGCTTCCGCTTCCCGCACCCCGCACACGCCACATCGAATTCATCGGCGACTCGCACACCTGCGGCTACGGCACCGAGGGCAAATCGGTCGAGGAGCCCTTTACGCCCGAGACCGAGAACTGCGATCTGGCGTGGGGATGCGTCATCGCCCGCTATTTCGACGCCGAATACACCCTCATCGCCCACTCGGGACAGGGCATCGTCCGCAACTGGGGCGACGAAAAGGAGGTCTCCGACTGCACCATGCGCGAACGCATGCTGTGCACCTTCGACATGGACCCGGCGTCGCGCTGGGATTTCCGCGGCTGCACGCCCGACATCGTCGTCATCAAGCTCGGCTCGAACGACTTCAGCACCGACGTGACCCCTTCGGAGCAGGCCTTCAACGCCTCCTACGCGCAGGCGCTGGATCAGCTGCGCGCGGCCTACGGCGAGGTTCCCGTGCTGTGCGTGGCCCCGAGCGACAACACAGTGATCTTGCGCTATCTGGAGAATTTCCTCCGCGAGCGGCAGGACGCGCATCTCCACCTCACGGCCATGCTTCCCGGCATCACCGACTGGGACCGCGACATGGGCGCCAACTACCACCCCAACCACCGGGGACACCGCAAGATGGCCATGGCCGTCATTCCCTACATCGCCACGATCACGGGGTGGGAAATGCCCGACCGGAATGTCGAATAATTAGCCGCAAATAATTATCTTTGGTGTCGTAACGGCACTTTTATCGGTCGGAGGGTTTTGCCGAACCGCCGGGAATCCGGTTTTGCACCCTTCCGCCTTTTTGTTATCTTTGCGGCAAATAAGCCGAAACCGGAGGGGAGGGCCGCCGCAGGGTCGTTTTCAACCGCTCCCGCCTCCGTCCGTAATGTCCGTGCCTAACTACTAAACGCAAAAACGCATGAAACCCGAAACCGTCCGGCGCCGCTCGCCGCTATCCTGGGTTCCGACCGTCTACTTCGCCATGGGACTGCCGTTCATCCTCGTGAACATGGTCTCCACGCTGATGTTCCGCGGTCTGGGCATCGACGATGCGCGCATCGCGCTGTGGACCTCGCTCATCATCCTGCCGTGGTCGCTCAAACCGATCTGGAGCCCCCTGATGGAGATGTTCCGCACCAAGAAATTCTGGGTCGTGTCGACCCAGCTCATCTCCGGACTGGGGCTGGCGCTGACGGCGCTGACGCTGCCCCTGCCCGACTTCTTTCCCTACGCCGTGGCGCTGATGGGCGTCATCGCCTTCAGCGGCGCCACGCACGACATCGCCACCGACGGGGTGTACATCACCGAACTCTCGAAGGACCAGCAGGCGCGGTTCATCGGCTGGCAGGGGGCGTTCTACAACATCGCCAAGGTGTTCGCCATGGGCGGGCTGGTCTATCTGGCCGGAGCGCTCAAAGAGCGGGTCGGGATCGTCGAGGCGTGGATGATCGTCATGGCGCTCTGCGGCGCGCTGCTCTTCCTGCTGGGAATCTACCACCTGCGGATGCTGCCTTCGGGCGGCGAAGCCACGGCCCATGCGGGGAGCGTCGGCGAGGCGCTGCGCGAGACGGGCGCCATCTTCCGCGGATTCTTCCGGAAAAGGTACATCGGCATCTACATCGCCTTCATCGTCTTCTACCGCTTCGCCGAGGGGCTGGTCATCAAGATCGTTCCGCTGTTTCTCAACGCCCCGCTCGACAATCAGGGTCTCGGCCTGACCGAACAGCAGATCGGCCTCTACTACGGCACGTTCGGCGTGATCGCATTCGTCGTGGGTTCGATCCTGGGCGGCTACTTCATCGCGTGGCTCAAACTGCGGCGGGCGCTGTTTCCGCTCATCACGATCTTCAACATCCCGTTCGTGGTCTACGCCCTGCTGGCCTGGTTCCAGCCCGCATCGCCCCTGCTGATCTGCGGCGGCATCGTCTTCGAATATTTCAGCTACGGATTCGGGTTCGTGGGCCTCACGCTCTTCATCATGCAGCAGGTGGCGCCCGGACCGCACAAAATGGCCCACTACGCCTTCGGTTCGTCGCTGGCCAATCTGGGCGTGATGCTGCCGGGCATGGCGAGCGGCTGGCTCTGCGACCAGGTCGGCTACCACCGCTTCTTCCTCTGGGCCCTCATGGCCACCATCCCCATATTCCTCATCGCATGGCGCATCCCCTTCGCCCATCCGGACACGGAGGAGGGAGCGGCCCAGGCCGTGGAAAAGGAACTGACCGACGAATAAATCACCGATAAACACCGTTAGACATGCTGAAAAATCTTATCATCACCCTCGCCGCCGCCCTCACCGCCGCGACGGCCGCCGCACAGGCCCCGGCCGACTGGGCCAACTTCGGACGTTTCGAAAAGGAGAACGCCGCGCTGGCGGAGCATCCGAAAGTCGTTCTGATGGGCAACTCGATCACCGAAGGGTGGATCGCCAAGCGTCCCGACTTCTTCGCCGAAAACGGCTACGCGAGCCGCGCGATCAGCGGACAGACCACTTCGCAGATGCTCGTGCGCTTCCGCGCCGACGTCGTGGAACTGCATCCGCAGGTCGCGGTGATCTGCGGCGGCACGAACGACCTGGCGCAAAACACGGGCTACATCTCGCTCGAGCACATTCTGGACAACATCCAGTCGATGGCCGAGCTGGCGCGCGCCAACGGCATCCGGCCCGTCCTCTGCTCGGTGCTCCCGGCCGGTGACTTCCCCTGGCGTCCGGGTTTGGAACCGGCGCAGAAGATCGTCCGGCTCAATGCGATGATCCGCGCCTACGCCGAACGGGAGGGCATCCCCTATGTGGATTACCATACGCCGATGGCGGCCGCGGACGGTTCGATGATCGCCGAATACACCTACGACGGCGTGCATCCCACCGAAGCGGGGTATCGGGTGATGGAGCGGATTCTGCCGCCCGTCGTCGAACGGGCGCTCTCCGACAAGTGACAGAACGGGGCTTCGGCCCCGTTTTTTTGGTCAGGTGCGCCAGAAGATTTTGCTCCGCGTGAAGGCCGCCGTGAAGAGCATCATCAACAGGGTGACGATCACCCCGCGCCCGACTCCCATCACGCAGCCGCACTGACCCCACAGCCACGGGAGCGCCACGGCCCGGTCCGCGAAGACGAGCAGCGGCACGACGACGTAACCCGCCGCCGTGTAAGCGATCATGGGGTTCTGCCCGCAAAGGACGAGCAGACCGCCCCGCGAACGGCCCTTTCGGAGCAGGACCGACGTGACCAGCAGCACGTGCGAAGCCATTCCGGCCGTGATGAAAAAGTAGCTCACCGTGGCGGGGTCCTTCTTCACGCCCTCTTCGAGCGATTCGAACGCAAGACCCAGCAGGAGCCAGAAAAATCCGGTCGTGAACAGTCGATAAAGCAGGGATTCGATCCCAGTGCGGGGCTTGCGCAGCAACATCCACGCCGCCGCGCCCAGCGCGAGCGTCAGCACCAGATTGAGCGTCAGCGTACGGGTGAAAAGCCCCCACATATTGACCGCAAGGAGCAGCGCTGTGAGCCCTGCGGCGGCGATCTGTCCGGAAAGCGCCGGACGCTCCTCCTGCTGCCCGCGCGCCAGCCAGCGGGCGAACAGATCGCCGGCCACGCTTCCCGGCAACACGATGCAGAGGTATTGCAGAAACTCCGTGCGGAAGAGCCACGGCACAGGCGAGAAGTTCCACACCGCCTCGTTCCACGACCCCGGAACCGCCGCGCCCAGCTTCAGGGCGGCAATCAGGGCGACGATGCCCATCCGCAGCCAGAGGTTGCGGCGCGTCAGCCACCAGATCAGCGAACCCGCGACGACCACGTCGGCGAGAATCAGGATGATGATGTCCGACCGCACGACGCTCACCCCGACGCCCAGCCACCGGTACACGCCCATAAGGACCGCGAGGACCGCAATGCCGCCGGCGTTGAGCCACCCGTTCTGCCGCGGGATGAAGCCGGGAATCCGCACGAACATCGCGAAAAAGGCGCCCCAGACCGTCATCGTCACAAGGGCGCTCACGACGGGACGCTGCAACACGGCGTCGAGCGTCCACAGCCCCGTGTTGCCGAGCGCAACGGCGAAAAAGGCGAGCAGCAGGCCCCGTTTGAGGATCGAGACGACGATCCGCCGGGGCGGGTCGCCGCGGTTCAGCCTGCGGCCCAGCGAGAGCGGAAAGGCCGCGCCCATCGAAAAGAGGAAAAAGGGGAAGACGAGGTCCACCCACGTAATTCCCGCCACCGACGCATCGAAGACGAACGACGGCGGCGGCAGCTGCGCGTGGAACAGCCACGCCGGCAGGTCGGGATTCCAGGCGATGTAACCCGAGAGGACCATCCCCACGATGGCAAGTCCCCGCAGGATGTCCACGGCATAGGCACGATTATTCATTCAGGCAGTTTCAGTTCAATAATTTTAACTCCAAACGCCTGTAAAAATAAGAAAAATCAACACCAACACCCACAAAAGCAAAAACTTTTACACTGTTAGTCCCCCAAATAAGGGCATATCTGAAAATTACACACTATTTTCATTGCATGGAATTCCCGGCTAAGAGGGTTTATGTGTGTTTTCCGGCGAGCAAGTGCGGCCTGCACCGGGTTGTTTCCCGGGATGGATTATCCGGCTGAAAGCCGGATATGGGAGTTCCGGCGAGCATGTTTTATGCATCGGAAAGAACGGGGCAAATGGATTGTACGAATGGTACTACCTCCTGCACCAGTTTGTCGTCGAAAGAGGGTACGCCGAGAGGTCGTGTCTTTCCGTTTTTCTTCGGGATGTGCACTCTTCTCGATGGCTGGGGAGAGTAGCTTTCGTCTTTCAACGAAAGGATCAGTTTCTCAATGCGGGAAAGGCTCATACGGTCGATGGTTTTCCCGTCTGCACCTTGTGTCATATTACCCGGCCTGGCATATATTCGCTGATAAGCCAGATAATACATTTCCTCATTGAAAAGAATACGATAAAGCCTCTCAAACCTGTATTCCGTGGTTTGACTATGCTTTGTCAGACTGTTTAATACTCTTGCGGGACTTCTCATAATGCCTCTCGCATTTTCCGTTAATCGTATTAATGAATATTAGCTGCCGCCCTTCGCCGTGTGCGAGGCTTTCCCTCGCTCGGACTACTACGGCGGCTCCGTTACCATGCCGGATATTCATAGACCTTCGTCCAATAGCCTTACGGCATTCCGGTTTAGGTAATCCCCGTTTACGATATAATAACTATGGCGCGACAGATTGTCGGATATGACGTCCGCCTTTTACTGCTTATTACAGTTGCGTCGTGATAAGTTCTTGCTCTCTGTACAACTACTACAATGAGTGTATCACGATATGACGAGTATAGTTACCTTAACGTCACAGTTTCGCTAGGTACCGCTCAGGCTGTCATTCAATCAATCCGGATTTTATCCTCATATCTGTCTTTCATCACCCCATTCAGTCGCAGTTCGGTAACTAACTGACTTATGGTTTACCCCGACATGCTACACTCCCTGTCCGGTTTCCCTTTCAGATAAGTCGGTTGATGATAGGTTATTTTCAAAGAACACTTACCTAATAGCTTGCCATCGCTATATTTATTATATCGCCTTGACGGGCACACAGTTATTCCCCAGCTTTTGAAATTGGAAATAAAAGTCATTCAGCCGGGCAATAAACTGCGTCTTCGACGGGTCGCGTTTGATGACGACAAACTCCTCGGCGAAGATTCTTTTGACGATAAAACGGCTCCGGTTATGCTCCGATCCCGCCTTATAAAGCATCTGCTTAAAGCGGATATTCTCCTCCGTGGTGAGTTTGAAATTATACCTGTGGACTCTGGGATCTGTCGTTGTCGGGCGTCCGATCCTCTTTTTTGAACTTGTCATATCGTAGGTTGTAAGGTGGCGTGACTCGGGAACGCCACCCGGCCTCGCAGAGCGAGCACCTTTCGTATGCCGAAAATTTTTTCGGCATACGAAGGTACAGCTCGCTCGCCTCAAGTGAGGCGAAAAATCCGCGGCGGAAAAATTTTCGAAAAATCTATGCCAAACCTCCGCTACGGCTTCCGAGGGTGGGTCGTTTCCCTCTGCAATATTACAACCATGCGGGCGCCAAAACAAACCCTCGGTACGGACTGGAGCGGTCTGGAGCGGACATCGGAACCGAGGTATTTCACCCAGTTGTATCTTGCAGCATGAAAGGTCGATTTTCTTATTGCGTTCATTATCCCGATATAAACTGCATGAAATAGAAAACGGTATTTTGAATGGTTTAACCCAATAAACCAGACATACATACTCTATGCTCGTATGGCTGACAATCAATCTCAAAAACGTTGCACCATGGATTCATTAAAGGAAAAAGACAACCCCGCACCCAATCCTGCTAAGCGTCCCCGTATCGAAGTCGACGAGGAACTGATGCGTCAGATGATCGCCGGACAAGCCCCTTTGGACTCGGAAGTCGTCCGCAGGATTCCCGAGCCGGAAGAGGAAGATACGAACGCTCTTGAGGAAAACACATCGGAAACGGTATCCGGAGCATCGGCACCGACTGCTGAGAAAACAGGCATAGACTCCACTGCGAGTACCGTAAAAGAACATTCCGGTTTCCGTCGGAAAAAGCTCACGCTACCGGATTTTGAACGCACGTTCTTCGCTCCGGTGGATTGCCGCAACCGCTCTGCGATCTATGTCAGTACCCGAACCAAGCACAAAGTATCGGAAATACTCCACCTGTTAGGGAATGAGAGTACAAGGCTTACGGCCTTGGTCGACAATATGCTGCGATTTGTCATGGACATTTACAGCGGTGAGCTGAATTATCTCCACGAGAAGAAGAACAACAGACGACCGTTTTGAACAGACAATGCGAATTATAACGGACAGCTGAACGAAACGTCGGGAGCGGTTGTTATGCCTATTGGGGTATATGACGTGCGTGTCGTGGATTATGGCTATTGGAGGGGCAGTCCGCAGGGTAGCGTCCGGGCCGCAGAAAGCCGCCTATTCCGACGGTAGAATTCTAAGATAAAACCAAATAAAAGCTGCAAAAAGTTTCATGCCCGGAAATTGTCATTTTTTGTCGTAGCGTTTAGCAAAATGATTCTGGTTATGGGATGCAAGGCCGCGAAGCGCTTGTATAGCCTTGCATCCCATAGTCAGAATCGTTAATTTGCGGAGTACGGAAATGACAATACATTAATTATGAGTAGGTTCGGCTCCCAATTAGACGGACTGTTCCGACAATAAGATTTTGAGATTTTGAATGATCTCAAAATCTTATCGAATGGCAGATATGTATGCCGGATTATATCTGCAACGCTACATATGGTGTTCCACGCCTTACGACGGCAAAGCATCTGGCGGCGATTTTGGCCCTCACAGCATTCAGGACGCTGAATTTATGTTTACCTTCAGCCGCTTTGCGTTCGTAATATGCCTTTAGTTGCGGATCACACCTGATGGCAATCAGTGCACTGCGGTTCAGTTGTACTTTAATGTCTCGATTCGCCATGCTCGATGTGTGGCATCCCCCGCGAACGCTTGTGCCGGAGCTATGTTCGAACGGAGCCAGCCCGCAATAGCAGGCAAACTTGCGGTGGTCTGTGATTTTGGTGAAATTAAGCGTCGAACAGAGCATCACAATGGCCGTGATCGGCCCTACACCTTTGATGCTGGTCAGCAGCTTGTAGTTCCGGCAAATGTTGCTGTCGGCGGCTATCAGTTCCTTCATTTCCCGTTCGATGGTTTTCATATGAATTTCTGCATACGCGATCTCCTCCTGGAGCATGGAACGTTGAATAGATACATCCGCGAATTTCTCTTTGTAGTCTAATTTTTCGAGCAACACCAGTTTCGCTACACGTTGTTTTGCCAGATGAGCCCTTAAGATCAGCCATGTGCGCAACTGACACAGCTCCTTCTCTGCAGGCAGATAAAGGGCTATCTTCCGATAGTGAGTGATCGCATACTCGGCGATACGCCGGGCATCCACTCTGTCTGTTTTGCCACGGGCAATACCCATCGAATACTTGATTACCAACGGCGAGATCAGTGAAAAATTGAAAGTCAGCGTCCTGTCGGAAGCACAAACCGCCATCTCGGATATGTAGCTCCCCATATCCTCGGCGCAGAAAATCACATCGTCGAGCCGAATACCATGCCGCTTCTCAACCCAGTGCAGACACGAGCAGATCCCTTTTCGGGAGTTGGCGAATTTGCGGTGAGCCATCTCGTTTGCATCCTCGAAGGCGACCAAAGACGCATCGAAAGTCTCTTTCGACACATCCAGACCCACATAATACAAATAGTGCATAACTTGTTAGTTTTGTGAGAGTCGTATGCTATCACATGTACCAGGTCTTCAAACCTACAATTCTAAACAGCCATTCTCTCAGGTTAATGGAATCGCAGTCCAAATCTACCGCCAAGCCTCAAAGCTTACGTCCAGCCCCGGTTCACTGCGACTCCATATCAAAATAACCTGTGATTACATCACGCTGCAAATCTACATGCGTTCAGCAAAACGCCGGGGATGGAAATACGCAAGGCTCGCCCCTCGGGCGATTCGCAT
This Alistipes shahii WAL 8301 DNA region includes the following protein-coding sequences:
- a CDS encoding calcineurin-like phosphoesterase C-terminal domain-containing protein; this encodes MKRLILTLLSTAAAVTLAAQPDSLDYRGDYYFSKRSQQESLPVRPHHTVMLGNSLTERGAWAEYFPEAHVINRGIGGDCVAGMAARLDSIVAGRPRAIFLMAGVNDLIFSTIAPEALLRQYERLLDRIAAESPATQVFIQSPLPLDEARNEPYFTGKNARIEAFDRLLRRMAARRGLKFIDIRSRMLRDGKLPAEYTVDGIHLTPAGYAVWVEALRPYVTSAGARIGTVTCAGRGLAGVVVSDGDNCAATDSAGRFVLPANDRARFVFVSTPAGYASPSEEGVVRHYLPAKSDGSSHDFRLRRKPSGETRHGFVVVADPQLFARKEFRLLERAAEDIRQTAAAAERSGRPMHGICAGDITSGDHTFYTSYNEVMSATGIEFRNAMGNHDMKLWGRSHETSAAAFEAMYGPAYYSYNVGEVHYAVLNDNYYIGRDWYYIGYLEERQLAWLERDLSFVPAGTTVVVALHIPTAFAGKDEKPFDYAQAERSLCNHRALHRLLEPYDAHIVSGHMHTTTNCPVRAGLYEHNVAALSGAWWQGAICTDGTPAGYAVFEVDGGEVSWYYKSVGHPRSFQLKIYDSKDDEAFAGRIVANVWNCDPAWTVEMRADGGRPVWMERTTAVDPQARRLYADASKLDHKWITVTQSDHYYAAPLPAGTRRVEVTARDRFGNTYRAEKRINR
- a CDS encoding SGNH/GDSL hydrolase family protein; amino-acid sequence: MKKLIFALLLFACGAASGRGSGPVFTPADSPEIRFTGRAAKGPGGALSFDWSGSHFTFRFEGTRCAMRAADTGRNYYNVFVDGRHTGVAATSGADSTVVLAEGLERGPHTILVQKRTEGEQGRTTLRGVETDGALLPLPAPRTRHIEFIGDSHTCGYGTEGKSVEEPFTPETENCDLAWGCVIARYFDAEYTLIAHSGQGIVRNWGDEKEVSDCTMRERMLCTFDMDPASRWDFRGCTPDIVVIKLGSNDFSTDVTPSEQAFNASYAQALDQLRAAYGEVPVLCVAPSDNTVILRYLENFLRERQDAHLHLTAMLPGITDWDRDMGANYHPNHRGHRKMAMAVIPYIATITGWEMPDRNVE
- a CDS encoding MFS transporter, which gives rise to MKPETVRRRSPLSWVPTVYFAMGLPFILVNMVSTLMFRGLGIDDARIALWTSLIILPWSLKPIWSPLMEMFRTKKFWVVSTQLISGLGLALTALTLPLPDFFPYAVALMGVIAFSGATHDIATDGVYITELSKDQQARFIGWQGAFYNIAKVFAMGGLVYLAGALKERVGIVEAWMIVMALCGALLFLLGIYHLRMLPSGGEATAHAGSVGEALRETGAIFRGFFRKRYIGIYIAFIVFYRFAEGLVIKIVPLFLNAPLDNQGLGLTEQQIGLYYGTFGVIAFVVGSILGGYFIAWLKLRRALFPLITIFNIPFVVYALLAWFQPASPLLICGGIVFEYFSYGFGFVGLTLFIMQQVAPGPHKMAHYAFGSSLANLGVMLPGMASGWLCDQVGYHRFFLWALMATIPIFLIAWRIPFAHPDTEEGAAQAVEKELTDE
- a CDS encoding SGNH/GDSL hydrolase family protein produces the protein MLKNLIITLAAALTAATAAAQAPADWANFGRFEKENAALAEHPKVVLMGNSITEGWIAKRPDFFAENGYASRAISGQTTSQMLVRFRADVVELHPQVAVICGGTNDLAQNTGYISLEHILDNIQSMAELARANGIRPVLCSVLPAGDFPWRPGLEPAQKIVRLNAMIRAYAEREGIPYVDYHTPMAAADGSMIAEYTYDGVHPTEAGYRVMERILPPVVERALSDK
- a CDS encoding DUF5009 domain-containing protein, producing MNNRAYAVDILRGLAIVGMVLSGYIAWNPDLPAWLFHAQLPPPSFVFDASVAGITWVDLVFPFFLFSMGAAFPLSLGRRLNRGDPPRRIVVSILKRGLLLAFFAVALGNTGLWTLDAVLQRPVVSALVTMTVWGAFFAMFVRIPGFIPRQNGWLNAGGIAVLAVLMGVYRWLGVGVSVVRSDIIILILADVVVAGSLIWWLTRRNLWLRMGIVALIAALKLGAAVPGSWNEAVWNFSPVPWLFRTEFLQYLCIVLPGSVAGDLFARWLARGQQEERPALSGQIAAAGLTALLLAVNMWGLFTRTLTLNLVLTLALGAAAWMLLRKPRTGIESLLYRLFTTGFFWLLLGLAFESLEEGVKKDPATVSYFFITAGMASHVLLVTSVLLRKGRSRGGLLVLCGQNPMIAYTAAGYVVVPLLVFADRAVALPWLWGQCGCVMGVGRGVIVTLLMMLFTAAFTRSKIFWRT
- a CDS encoding DUF3408 domain-containing protein, whose protein sequence is MDSLKEKDNPAPNPAKRPRIEVDEELMRQMIAGQAPLDSEVVRRIPEPEEEDTNALEENTSETVSGASAPTAEKTGIDSTASTVKEHSGFRRKKLTLPDFERTFFAPVDCRNRSAIYVSTRTKHKVSEILHLLGNESTRLTALVDNMLRFVMDIYSGELNYLHEKKNNRRPF
- a CDS encoding IS110 family transposase: MHYLYYVGLDVSKETFDASLVAFEDANEMAHRKFANSRKGICSCLHWVEKRHGIRLDDVIFCAEDMGSYISEMAVCASDRTLTFNFSLISPLVIKYSMGIARGKTDRVDARRIAEYAITHYRKIALYLPAEKELCQLRTWLILRAHLAKQRVAKLVLLEKLDYKEKFADVSIQRSMLQEEIAYAEIHMKTIEREMKELIAADSNICRNYKLLTSIKGVGPITAIVMLCSTLNFTKITDHRKFACYCGLAPFEHSSGTSVRGGCHTSSMANRDIKVQLNRSALIAIRCDPQLKAYYERKAAEGKHKFSVLNAVRAKIAARCFAVVRRGTPYVALQI